Below is a genomic region from Leptospira yasudae.
TGCTGAAGAAGATAGAACGTCACCGGAAGAGGAGTCGTCAACGCGGCTAACGCCAAAAAGCCGGGATCGTTTGCGGAGGATTGAGCGAGGGAATTTCCCGCAGTTCTTTCCGCGTTACCCGCAACCGCTAAGGCGCCGAACCATAAAAATATCAAAGAAGCCTTCGTGTATTCTTTTCGTTCCAAAGGAAGAAGTCCCGGAACCCAGACCTTCCACGATGCCACGCCGACGGCGGCCTGTTTTTTTTCGGCCTCATACACGCTCTTAGGACGATCATGTTCGACAAGAAACGCGGACCATTGACTCCAAGAGGACGGCTTTCCGAAACGGTTGAGCGCGGAGATTCTAAACTCGTATTCCCCAGCGGGAATCAAGAATTCCAAGCTGTTCGTAACGACTTTCTCTTCCGCGACTAAGGTATTCGGATCGGAAGGTTTTCGAATCTCCACCTTGTATCCGTTGTTTCCCTTGACCTCGTTCCATTCTATGTAAAACGTATACTTTCTTTCTTCCGAATATGCAGAAACGCTTATAAACAAGCAGATCAGCGCCGGAATCATTCTTGCGATCGATCTCAATCTATTCCCCTTTTTTGCCCGTTGTTTTTGTTTCCGGGGCGGCCAAGTCTTCTCTCAGTACGATTTTAAATTCCGCCTTAGCCTGATTGGATTCGTTGCCTTCCTGAATCAAGGCCCAGGAGAATTTTCCAACGTCCAGAACGCTTAGGTCCGTCAAGCGGAAGGATTCTCCGTTTACGGATCGTTT
It encodes:
- a CDS encoding fibronectin type III domain-containing protein, whose translation is MIPALICLFISVSAYSEERKYTFYIEWNEVKGNNGYKVEIRKPSDPNTLVAEEKVVTNSLEFLIPAGEYEFRISALNRFGKPSSWSQWSAFLVEHDRPKSVYEAEKKQAAVGVASWKVWVPGLLPLERKEYTKASLIFLWFGALAVAGNAERTAGNSLAQSSANDPGFLALAALTTPLPVTFYLLQQRDEDKKEYKTHQNNQVGIGALALLTYGLNVWLEKRSFQSTTVLIESKSEGVTRWNSPNLQPNSFLSLGRIEISFRKEFE